Proteins from one Sarcophilus harrisii chromosome 2, mSarHar1.11, whole genome shotgun sequence genomic window:
- the FOXI2 gene encoding forkhead box protein I2 → MKVPGQPSASPPGPSGQPHAPGGPELMDLTVYGDPLNFYQPALPQHPHGPSRVPSAASAAFGLPEYGGAGANPYLWLNGPGLGQPSYLPGFGGPGQRPFLPPSPGLGPPAAAELSWLSLSNQQELLKIMRPPYSYSALIAMAIENAPGKKLTLSQIYQYVEGTFPFYKKSKAGWQNSIRHNLSLNDCFKKVPRDDDDPGKGNYWILDPNCEKMFDHGNFRRKRKRRGDSNGTGTQGAGSKSEDGSSGTLTNPVENPSLADSPSPELLGSASTRTESKPSLLAREASPCFSSFTSTMGALANGSGVFPRHLPEAGGAPVGDLALARQVNSGLGSYPTCSNMVHGMELGPQTQAQPVNGHTASFHNYPVNNLVYSREGTEI, encoded by the exons ATGAAAGTGCCGGGACAGCCGTCGGCCAGCCCGCCGGGCCCCTCGGGCCAGCCACACGCGCCCGGCGGCCCCGAGCTGATGGATCTGACGGTCTACGGGGACCCCCTGAACTTCTACCAGCCGGCGCTGCCCCAGCATCCTCACGGGCCGTCGAGGGTCCCCTCGGCGGCCTCCGCCGCCTTCGGGCTGCCCGAGTACGGCGGGGCGGGGGCCAACCCGTACCTGTGGCTCAATGGGCCGGGCCTGGGGCAGCCCTCCTACCTGCCGGGCTTCGGCGGCCCCGGCCAGCGCCCCTTCCTTCCGCCTTCGCCCGGCCTGGGGCCGCCGGCCGCCGCGGAGCTCTCCTGGCTGTCGCTGTCCAACCAGCAGGAGCTGCTGAAGATCATGCGGCCGCCCTACTCGTACTCGGCGCTCATCGCCATGGCCATCGAGAACGCGCCCGGCAAGAAGCTGACCCTGAGCCAGATCTACCAGTACGTGGAGGGCACCTTCCCCTTCTACAAGAAGAGCAAGGCCGGCTGGCAGAACTCCATTCGCCACAACCTCTCCCTCAACGACTGCTTCAAGAAGGTGCCCCGCGACGACGACGACCCCG GGAAAGGAAATTACTGGATCTTGGACCCAAACTGTGAGAAAATGTTTGATCATGGAAACTTCCGCAGAAAGAGGAAAAGACGAGGAGACTCCAATGGGACGGGGACACAGGGAGCCGGCTCCAAGTCTGAAGACGGTAGCTCTGGGACCCTCACAAATCCAGTGGAGAACCCCAGCCTCGCAGACTCCCCCTCCCCAGAACTGCTCGGCTCAGCCAGCACCAGGACTGAATCCAAGCCCTCCTTACTAGCTAGGGAGGCCAGCCCGTGTTTCTCCAGCTTCACTTCCACCATGGGAGCCCTGGCTAATGGCAGTGGCGTCTTCCCCAGGCACCTCCCAGAAGCAGGAGGTGCTCCAGTGGGAGACTTGGCTCTGGCAAGGCAGGTGAACTCTGGCCTCGGCTCCTACCCAACTTGCTCCAACATGGTCCACGGCATGGAACTTGGTCCCCAGACTCAGGCCCAACCCGTGAATGGTCACACCGCCAGCTTTCACAACTACCCTGTCAACAACTTGGTCTACAGCAGAGAAGGGACTGAGATTTAG